The Harmonia axyridis chromosome 3, icHarAxyr1.1, whole genome shotgun sequence nucleotide sequence GTTATggaattttcataaaatgatgaCACAAAATTTTTCTTACCTCGGTTACTTCAACAGTCGAATTGTAAAGAGCAGGCATGATGAAAACTGGTTTGTGATCGTTTACATTCAGAACTTGGATATGTATAACGGCCCTATCGGAAAATTTGCCATTACCAGCTTCATCTCTTGCTTCTACCACCAGACGGTACTGTCTTTTTTGACCAACCAAGGATTTGTGAGGGTACAATATTCCAGTTTCGATGCCCAATAGAAATATATCTAAAACACCACCAAgtaattcaaattatcatagataaaaatatacaacattaacaaaaaaaaaatcttgaagagCGCTTAGAAGATattaaggcggccactcacgaggcacccatgttcgagcgttcggatcattttacagtcgcgcagctcgggacacggccgcatgactgtaaatcagagaatgaacttgactgcccgactggaatctcttggttGCCTGGCTTCCAAAGTCACGAgaaaacgcctcgtgagtggcgggtaTTAGAGAAAAGTAGGCTTCCATATTTCTTGTTCTAAAGCTGAAGCATGGTAGCCACTTAGTGGCAAGGAGAACAGAACTAAAGAACTTCAGACTGAGATCTTCGAAAAGGTAAATAACTTGCCGCACCCTGTATAACTTTTATTATTTGCCTCAAGGCAAACTCCCGCATTTCAGAGGCCTTTTGGaaagagatggaaaaaaatttcgcTAGATGGATTGTGATTGGGTTTTTTAAAGTTTTGTTTTAAATAGTCACATATTAAGCCTTCTGAAGAAGTTTTGCATTCTTTTCTCGAGAGTAGCGTGGCTTATTCGGGCTACCTTTTGCTCAATCGCAATTTTCAGGTCATCAGCGCCCTTGGCATAGAAAAGGCCATAACTCGGGCCATAAGGGGGGTATACACTGAATATGACAGTGTGGTGATATCACTTGGCCAGGCAACATCTACTAAAGAATAGAATGGATGGAGGACGGGCTGTGATGCTAGCACAATCTTGCTAGAACCAGACCCTTTTGGGTGAATTCTTCAGCATGTGACATCAGAGTTCACTATACGATTCAAAGAATGGGGCCTAATGATGCCTGCAGGAGTCAGTATATTGTACTGTGATTTTATAGAGTTAGAGGTGTTTTTGGTCTCGAAGATCTTGGCCAATTACGAAAATTTTGTTTATCATACCGCCCTCAATCCCATGGGGGCTTTACTTGATCTTGTATGGGAGCAATGTCTAAATTCCAAAGAGAACAAGCATGTTCTCACGAAGAACAAAATGAAGACTCTCTCTATTACCTCACcataattttttaaaatgtgGGACCTAGCCGTGGAAAACCTTATATAAACGATAACACCCCAGATTAAACTTACCATCTTCATTCCCATCAACTATAGAATAGTGAATGTTTCCATTGAATCCAGAATCTAGATCAGTAGCATTGACCTGAATTAGAGGCTTAGGTGGATTCAAACGAACATTTTCCATGATCTTCACCTTGTACTCAGATTGATTGAAGACCGGACTGTTATCATTCACATCCTTTATATTGATATTCACAGGAACTGCTACCGATCTCTTCTGCGGACCTTGCGCACCATCGCTTGCAACCACTTCAATCACCGTGTTGTTGATCGTTTCGTGGTCCAAGAACCGCGAATCAATAACCGAGATAACTCCCTCTTTCGGGCTGATCTCGAAGTATTTGCTGTGTTCTCCAACCAACTCGTAGGTCACTTCACCGAATTCTCCTTTATCCAAGTCTATGGCTTGCACCGTTAGAATATTGGTGCCATTCGGACAGTTCTCTTCGACCGTGACGTTATACTGGTTGTACTGAAATTGCGGACTGTTATCGTTTATGTTTCTGATCTGCACGAGGATCATCGCAGAAGCGTTCAGCTGGGGTATTCCTGTATCGTATGCGTAAACGGtgaatttcatgaattggaTCTTTTCGTAATCTATGACTTTGTCGATGCTGACAACGCCGTTTGAACTGTTTATGCTGAAATACTCGTTAGGGGGTATTATCTCATAGCTTGATATGTCTGAATCCTCATCTATAGCTTTGTATTTTGCGACTATCGTTCCTGGTGGTTGTTCCTCAtctaattccaaataatacacaGGGTTTTCTACAGTCCAGGGCGGTAGAAAAGACGGTGGAGAATCGTTGACGTCACCAATGGTAATAATGAGAAGTCctggaaaatataaataatgctAACACCCAATATAATTACTTCCAAACCTTCCTTACCTTCGCCTTGTTGAAGAGTTGGAGCAGTGATATCAGTCACCCTCACGGTCAGTCTTACAGTAGTAGAAACGTTTCTTTGGAGCACATTTTTGACCTTGACTTGCCCAGTGTACTTATCCACATAGAAAAAGTCCCTGTAATCGTCGTTGAAAAGGACTTGATTCCCGTTTTTATCCAAAGCTGTTATTGGTTCGATAGATTCAAAAAGGAATGCGTCTGTTGAATTCACATCGGGATCTTTGGCTGTTAGGTTATGCACGACAGTTCCGATAGCAGCATCTTCCATGATCTGAAATTGAGTAGTTCGCGTTTTTGTTAAGCtgattttcagttgaaaaagcATTTTTGGGGAATTAGTAGGTATAGCACCTTTAAGCTAAACAAGCCCATAGGAGCCCACCAAAAGAAATGAACAAACTTTGCAGTTTCCAAATGgactttcaaaaataaatttaaatctaAAGATTTGTGAGGTGCAATTGCATAGTGAGCATTCTAGAAATGTTGAACTCACCTCTGCTCTTTGGGTAGCCGGGAAGAAATATGGATTTTTATCGTTGGTATTGATGATATTAATGGTCAAGGTAGTAGAACCAGATAGTCTAGGTTCACCATAATCAGTCGCAATAACATCAAtgtgataaatattttttctgtcgTAATCCAATTTGGATGCCACTATGACCAATCCTGTGGAATTGTCGATTGTGAAATCTGATTCGCTTCCATTTCGAATCGAATATTCGACCATAGAGTTTTCGCCCATGTCAGCATCGGTGGCTTGCAGAGATGTCACGATTGATCCTGAAATCGAAAAGGTCATCATTTGTTACAGAGAGGCAGGTATTATTTATCCCAAGAGTGTAAAACCTTAGAATTTCGAGCCAAAAGTGGTCTCAAATTAGAATTTGGGGTCAAAATCGATTCTGCCCATTCGGATAGAAACTAGAATTTTAAGGTGAATTGCTTACCTATCGGAATGTCTTCTGGTATTGATTCTACATAATTTTCCTTAGTGAAAATGGGAGCGTTATTGTTGAGATCTCTGACTGTAACCAGAACTGGAACTGTTGTTGTGTATTTTCCATCACTAGCCTACAAAAaggtttttcttcaaattttaaatgTATTGATGAATCAGAGAACTAATAGTCTTAgtgaataatatattaaaagGACTCAAGGAATGACTCTGTGTTAATTTAAACATTAAGAtaaaaaagattttcaattagtaaACAGGAATTAGCCATGTTATCTCAATCTGatcgttcaataaaaaaaataatatcccaCTCACCATTACTGTTAGAGTCACTACACTATCGCTTTCGTTGGGAACCTCCAAACCTTTCTCATTCAGAATTCCCATCTTTCCAGTTTTGGAATCGATGCTGAATATGTCGTTCCTGTTTCCAGAAATGATCGAATATGTTATAATGGAAGACACGTCCGCATCTTTCGCCACCACTGCAAACTCGGGATCGAATGTGGTAGATCCCTCATCaacgaacaccctgtatgatggAAGGATGAATACTGGTGCGTTATCGTTACTATCGGTGAGGTTGATCCTTAACGGAACCGAAGTTCTACGTCCTTTGCCGTTGTCGTCTGTGGCCtgaaaaaaccatcaatatttCAAGGTGTACAAGTCGAGACACCAAGTTGATTATTgtggaaataaaaattcaattctgaaaGAATACCATTATCgagttttgaaattgatattgatgCCAACACAGAACATTTTTTCCTACAAATAAACTCAACGCTTCAAAGACCGTTATTATCACCTCCGGTTTCTTGATTTAACTGACACTGTGAACTTAGCTGCAAGCTTCGAGTTGCCATAAATACTACGGTAAAACTGGAAACGGCGAATCTGCCAGCATTATCGGTGACTTTCAGTGAACAGTAGATGAAAGAATTGATCAAAGTCTAATATAGGCAAGATTTCACATCATTATAACATATATAGTACTTCTTCATTCTCTTTTATTACCAAGATACATACAAATTTATGTCTTGGAGAGGCTCAACCGAATTTGGGGAATTGGACGATAAGTGTATTTTGATAATTGGACTACTTACTATGAATTCGAGAGTGTACTCTGATTTTGTCTCAAAATCTAGACATATTCCTGATCCTGGCGTTATACATTCTGCTACAGTTACTGTCCCTGTACGATTGTTGATCGAGAATTTTTCTGAGCCCGGACCTTCTAAGTTATACAATATGCTATCACTTCCGAAGTGTCCACCATCCTCATCGTTTGCTGTTATCGTGGTCACCAATGTAcctgaataaaaaaaacaacctcATCATAGAAAGgcattaatttatttctctgAAGGGATTAACAGAACCAGTCCAAGATtatcttcaaaaattcaaaatcatttgaaaaacattccatgaaaaaaaataacataattgaaaaactatACATAAAATAAACAGAGGCCTttatgaaaatgataaaaaataaaataaataaaatggaagAATAAAAACAGGACTCTCTATCGAAATGAGAATAGCTGGCATAATATTATTCAGAATCTTGAAATACCTACTAGCATAGAACAATTCGAAGCTGATGATTATTGGTCGCTAAACAATTATCTGTGAAGGTAAAGGAGATTCTGAGATCTAAAATTTCTAAAGAAATAAGTCTGACTTAATTTCAGACGAATTATCGAAAGGATTTTTTTTGCAATACTTCAGTGAAGTCGAGCATTGAAGCATCTGGAAACATTATTCATGTGAATGTAAAAAGAAAGAAAGGCCCCAAATGAGACCCTTGGGGAACACCAGAAGTGACTTCTAAATTATGATTCttgaattattattgaaaagatACAAACTCTATATGCTTCCTCTTctccaaaaattatttaatagATGAATTTCAAAGTTTTGAATTCTCACCTGGTGAAGCTGTTTCAGAAATCGTTGAATTGTAACTCTGTTCTTCAAAAGTGGGGGAGTGATCATTAACATCCGTAACAGTTATTGTTATAGTAGCAGTAGAAGAGAGTTTTTCATCTGTCAGTATCTCTCTTGCTACAGCGTATATAAGGAACTTGCGTTGATTTGGGTTTTCATAATCTATCGAAGCATTTGCGATTCTGATTTGCACTTTTGTCCTTCCAACACCTTGTTTGGGCTGTATGTTGAAGAGACCTGATTCGTCTTGCAATTCCAACGAATACACTGAATTGTTTTCCTGGaacattttgatatatttcgaCGTTCAGAATGAATCTTTTCATCATGAAAAAtggtttgttttttatttcgctACCTGCACTTACATCATCAGAATCTGTAACGGTCATATCCAAGCCAGGTATAGCTTCGCCTTCTTTGATGTCTTCTGGAATCTCTACGAAATATTCTCTTCTATCGAATGAAGGAGTTTCGTCGTTTACATCAATAATTTTTACTGTAGCTTGGGTAGTGGCTGTTGTAAGGTCGTCATTTCCTTTCTTACCATCTATCAGTTCACATGCCTGAAATGGAAATCATAATTGTTGATCGAACACACTtccgattaaaaaaaattattggaatcAAGGTTGAGATTACctttattgtcaatataatttttccCTCTTTGTTTTCTATGGCTTCTTTATCTAAAGGCCTGGCTGTCCTCAATTCACCAGTCACAGCATCAAGAAGAAAATAGTTCATGGGATCTGGAACGAagtttgaaatagaaaaaacaggtacgttttgtttttttaaGTGAAGGTGTATAAGGCAGGTGTCTTACTGAAGATTGATTCAGTAGTCCCGGGATGAAATAACGCAATCTGAAGAGAGGGCGCATCATAATTTTGGTCAACTTAGCAATAATGTCACTTTGTGATATATGCGATTAAAAAACTCTGAAAGAgagttgaattttgttttttttttaatatatgcaATAATTTCCACCTACTTTTCATGTTTTGACATTAATTTCGTGGTGAATTTACAAAAGAAATATATTGAACGAGACTGTTGttagtttttattcaaatgaagatCTCCCTCAGAGGAGGTTcctaaatatgaatattttcaacCTGTTTCATTTTATCTGACCACCCTATATCTTTTATTTCCATAGTCTTTTTTACGCCTCTTTAACTAGAGACAAATATTATCCGAGTGAAGAATCTTGTATAGGCTCTCACGTACATATTCCATAACGTGGCCAAAGTTGGAAAGAACTTTTATCTGGAAAACCTCTCTGTCAGAATGGAAATGATTGATTTCCAGTAAATGATGAAAGATTATTCACCCACGTCATTTTCGAATACAGCTACTGACTGATATGGCGCTATTGGGTGGTTTTCAGGTTGCAACCtcatatattgaatttgataaATTGTCGTTTGGAAAAGTCTGACTACATTTCCGAGTACTGACATGAATTCAATGAACGGCTAGAGAAGCTTTCCAAATTGATCATTTGATAAAgctaaatcaagaaaaaaaaacgataatatttgaaagaaattctTCCAATTTCTAATCCgggaaaaattataatatatatattgtgTATCTCTATTTGAGTGCACTCCAGTACACAGTGAAGTATTATGGATCAACTGTACCAGAGTTTCATTTCTATTTCATATCATATCAATATATGCAATTTGACGCATAGTAACTACAAACTCTCGTAGAGCTAGTTGTCCGGAgtacccatagagtaataaacatagatagagggagtatacgcaattcttacatgtccccaacatagttagattacgttgtgatatattttcaaatccataattttactctatcgttatgaatgtaaattatattgaatgaaatatatttatttgagtgatcaccgattaaatatgcaaatttgattatttggaatccgatatttttccttattgtcgaatttataataagcagaatatttattattttctgtatctacctgctgaaatccaaggtttggcaacttttgctctcctagtgtcatcggttgtttcacgtcgattggcgcgcttgaagtttgttttctgaatttctgatatatttaggtatttatttcaatatactttgagttaatatgaaacgttgattcactatgggacataagaattgcgttctttgtggagaaactcgcgaattgagtgaaatatcgtatcactgatgcgttttcatttccgcgcgcttcatgtcaaattcgataattcatgttggggacaaaatttgctcactgaaaatgacatatgctccctctatctatgtttattactctgagggagTACCAAACTTGACGTTCTGTGGTACGTCGCTTTCCACAAAAAaggagaaataaaattcaattttcgcaAAAATTAGCGAAGATTTCATGAATACTTTTGTTATCATAGTCAGATTTGAATATAGGCAATCAATAGTCGagtcaatatcgaaaaaaatacttattttGGTTGTAACATTTCTAATATCACTGAGTAGGTATATCAGACTCATTTTCCTCTTGAAAAAATACGATGGGACTTTCAcataaagaaaattaatttcccCGAAAAAAATATCCGATGCTTTTTCGCCTCCCTGCGGAATAATAAAATAGTTTTTCCACTCACTGCTGACCATCTCGTAAACGACCTTCCTTGGTACTCCCTTATCACCATCCTCTGCTGATAGCGTCATAACTAGAGTGTTTATGGGTGTGTTCTCTGATACTTCAGCCATCAAGGAGCCCTTGAAATGGGGAGGGGTATCTTGAATATCCGAAACTTTAATTATTACTTGGGCTGTGCTGCTGAGCTTTCCATCCTGTAAAAGATTGAGGTAGTAGTGGTTGTCATGTACAGGCGAAAAGATGATGGAGAAGTTTTTGGGTCAATAGTTTCGGGAAAAATAAAGCTGGAAACTTTTATATTTGAGCGGAAAAACTGAGCCTGCGTCTGATGTACAAAGTTTTATATTCCGCCTCGAAATTTATCTTTTTTATCAATTAGAAAGTTAAAAATCCTTGTGGGGCATAGAGAGAAACGTAAACTGGAGACTTAGAGTGAAGTTTTATCGACTATCTGAAGAAGCTTGAATTATCTATGAAGATACAGTGAAATATCAACTAGGACCTTATTTTGAAGTTTTCCTTgaataatgagaaaaataatgtCCAACGTTGGGatcttcaattcaacattttcatatttattttatctTCATTTTTTTACTATTTGTTTAAACACATTCgtctgatgaaaatatatttaagtataaaaaaaatatataaattaaaaGGCTGAAGCACCTTACgtcgatggccatttgtttAGAGGCAATAAACAActgttactactactactagtTATAAGAAATTTCTAAATTTCTATATACAGGATggtaacagaccaattgaaaaatccccggtctaccatagtgaaccacatttttttgacaaaatttttggcatttttttgaggtctgagaacaggaaaaagtcgctggaggtcagatctggcgaatacggcggatgcagaagcaattcttTGCCCAACTCATGCAATTTTGAcagtgttttcattgatttgtggcacggcgcattgtcttaatgaaaccgcaccttttttttcttcaaatgggaccttttttaaacgatttcatcctttaaacgatctaataacgctatataataatcgttgttgatggtctggcctttttggaggaaatcaatgaatatttcaccTTGCGCAtcacagaatactgatgccataaccttgccagctgactgttgtttgtgtttttcctcactttggattaggttcatcgtgtgcagtccaatcacctgactgtcgattggactccggagtgaaatgatggagccatgtttcggccattgtcacatatcgacgaaaaattcaggtttattgcacttaaacagcttcaaaaactgctcagaatcattaacacgttgttgcttttgatcgattgtgagctcgcgcggcacccattttgcacactgcttttttatttataaatattcgtgtattatatgatgtacaagttcagatgatatcttcacaatgtcggctatctcgatcaacttcactttacggtcattcaaaattattttgtgaatttttttgattttttcgtcggtgacagactCTTTTagacgtccactgcgttcaccgTCATCTGTGCTCATTTTACCACGCATAAACTGagaataccaatcaatgatggttgattttcctggtgcagaccccgaaatctcttcatcaagccaagattttgctttaactgtaattttttccttcaaaaagcaatattttatcagcacacggaataattttttttccatcttttttcaaataacaacagtagctacactcacaacgcaatatttcacaaactaatggtcggactgctgtcaaattttgacacgtatcttctgaaggttggtactaactaaaaatcatgtgcatcagaccggggacttttcaattggcctgatatatatttataaaacaGTAACTTTTACGGTGAACACCGAGACAAATCAATTTATGTTTTCACATaaacatatggatttaatactagcaccgccatctgtgcatcagaccggggacttctcaattggcctaatacatatatttatataaaacaGTAACTTTTACGGTGAACACCGAGAcaaatcaatttttgttttcacaaTTGATACATTTCATCTTGAATTAAGTGAACACATTTTGAAATACCTTAAACGTATTACTGCTAGTTGCTAGTCCTTCATTAAATAGAATTCGAGAATTCCCTCTCAATTTTCGGGATGGAGGAAGAACGAGTCGAGTTTTTCTAGTGGcagaatgaaataataataaaattcagcACTCACCGTTGCTttcagtaccaacttaattaaTGGCTTCTCGGAATAGTTGAGTTTTTCGTTGAGTATTATGGCACTACGAATATAATTCTTCCCCTTATCTATTGTTTGTATTTCGAAAAACTTGCAGGCATCTGGGAATTTCGGTAGATTTATACAGGTAACGAGGATGTTGTTTCCGGGACTATCCTTGTCGGTAACCAGGATATCTTGGAATATTTTTGTTCCTTGGAGTGTACCCTCACTCACTGTTATTTCGTATGAACTCTGAaaatataaatcataataaTCGAAAATAGATATAAATTGTTAATGCAATTTGCAAGAATTAGTTTGAACTGATAAGTCACTATTTTGCGCTTATTTTGGGGTGGTTACTTTAATCTAAATCCCTGTAGTTTGCTAGAATTTGATGTAAAATGGTTTCAAATGCTTTAGTAAGACTTATACAGGGGGTTATTAAATGAGTTTGTGAGTTTTTATTGGGTTAAACAttcgttcaattatttttaaaaaagcTTTAGGCTTTTTCTTGGGGATTTACACGATTACGAAATTAATTTCTGTTAAaggaattttgtgaaatattctacaaaaaaacaaaaacgcGAAACCCACTGAATTTTTTCGATTCCATTAACAGAAGATaagaaaatttattcatgaaaacaggtacagaaataaattttaacaTATAGTAACGGTGCACAGTTTATTCAATTCTGAAAGTAACTGAAATGTTTCAACACCCCacaattttcacgaaattataattcCATCTTCCTTTCTCCACAATCATCAACACCTTCAATAATGAAAGCCTTTCAAACACAAGACAGCTCCGTCATCTAGAGTAATGGTTCATCTCTAAAAGTTCGAAATATCCAAACAAAAGGTACATTTTTAATGGGAATTGAAAAGGAAGTCCTTATTCCTTTTCTGGATGCATTGATAGAAGGGAAGCCGAATGGAAAGCTTGGACATATATGCCATATAGAAATCCTGATATATCGTCAATCGCAACTAAAATGAGGACTTTGAGTATTCCTTCAAAATAGTGACTATCAGCTCGTTTCGAGGATTTGTCTTcttttattaggtgtacaactttcgCTGCTTTTACTTTAGATCGTCattcgtagatgtcatacaataagcttaggtatttgtaaacgtaacgtcatcgaaatattagccgATTTGTGACTCTGGATtaaataaatatgtcagcttacaagctaaattttcgtcatttgcgtAATTTCTGCTTTgctatggagaaatctgcgactgaggctcatcgaatgctctcaaatacacaTGGCGAGGCCGCTATTTGTGGAAGAACgttccgagagtggtttcaacgcttcaagaacggtgatttcgacgtcgaagaccagcatggcggtggaagagagaaagttttcgaagatgcagaattggaggcattacttgatcaagactcgtttcAAATGCAACAAAAATGTTGAAGGCGGAAAAGATTTttacatcgcattgtgactggaaacgaaaaatggattcattatacgataatcccaagcgcagaagatcatggggatattctggccatgcttccacgtcgacggtcaaaccgaatattcacggttccaaggtcatgtccAGTATTTggagggaccagctcggcgtagtgtattatgatttgttcaaaccgactgaaacaatcacaggcgaactttatcgaacgcaattaatgtgtttgagccgagcattggaagacaaacggctgcaatacaatgagagacataaaaaagtgattttatagcatgacaatgctagGCCTCTtgctgcgaaagtggtcaataaATACGTCGAAAGTCCTACCACACCCGCCGTAttgtccagacattgctccctcAAACTATCACTTATTCCGATCAATGTCACACGGCCTGGCTTACCAGCACTTcgggtcttatgaagaagtaaaaaattggatcgattcgtggatcgcttcaaaagatgaccagttttttcaacgcgggattcgtacgctgcccgaaagatggtggaAGGTAgttgccagcgatggacaatacttagaatcataaatgtattaccagttttttacaatgaagcttcaaatttcggaaaaaaaacggcggaagcaaagttgtacgcctatgtaaattAATTATCAATTTGTGTTAGCATTTTATGAAAAGGGAATAAAACCAGTattattttccaaataatttttctcgaatgaaatatattttatttctttttatcatcaattattttcaaataaaaattcatgcCTTACTCATCATGAATCACTATAAGTAAAAGAACACTTTCCAACTACCCATAAAATATTACACAGTCGAGGTCAACAAAATTCGAATTCCATTTCGAAAATGGAATTTTAACGGGAAGGATTCCGAATGACCCCTGCAGGACCATTCCggtaaaaaaaacaatatggATAACACATTTCGTCTCGTCTTTGCCGCTTTTTCCCCGCATGGAGCCAATATGTAAAATTGTTCACTTACATTCTGAAACTCTGGAGCGTTGTCGTTTTCATCAAGGATAATAACTGTTACGGGCACAGAAATGATATTGGCTTTTTCTTCCGTTTCTGTGTTGGCCTCGTCCTCCATGCCAACAATAATGTTGAGTGTGCTGTTAGCCTGTAAATTAGAAGTAGCTATTATCCTGATTACTTTGTGAGTGGCGCATTTTAGATATAATTGCACAAGTGGAAGTTTTAAGTGGGCGGTTGGTGCGAATGTATTCAAAAATGTATGAATGTGAAGGCAGCCTGGATGGATGGTTTTGAGTCACCCTGAAGTACCCTCTTCGAATAGAATATGGAATTCTCTATGAATAACTGAAACAGTGCACCTATGCACAGGTCCAAATTTAATATGTATTGGGAACTTTTGAAGTTAAATTGAAATGGATGGCATCTTACAATTGTAGAATACGTTCTGAAAAGTTGAAACTGAACTATTGCAAGAGTGCGTTTGTttccttttcaatttttcaatatcttgCCTCTTATTCCCATCACTTCAATTGCATCAACAATATTCTGTGTGGGTAGCAGATTTTGTGAAGTATTTCCATCATAGATGGAATTCACAAATAGACAATGTATTGGATAAACTGCgaatcataaataattcaaaaattaaaaggtCGAGTCAGAGAGATATTG carries:
- the LOC123676175 gene encoding cadherin-87A isoform X1, with translation MQFSLIKVGICRKHQKLIMELQRWTIVFLLLVISKGCHGNLPPVFTMDMNNLAISEATPVGSVIYTLEGSDPENRTVLFRLEGTDVLKVNPKTGDVTVAKPLDYEANSTLNIIVGMEDEANTETEEKANIISVPVTVIILDENDNAPEFQNSSYEITVSEGTLQGTKIFQDILVTDKDSPGNNILVTCINLPKFPDACKFFEIQTIDKGKNYIRSAIILNEKLNYSEKPLIKLVLKATDGKLSSTAQVIIKVSDIQDTPPHFKGSLMAEVSENTPINTLVMTLSAEDGDKGVPRKVVYEMVSNPMNYFLLDAVTGELRTARPLDKEAIENKEGKIILTIKACELIDGKKGNDDLTTATTQATVKIIDVNDETPSFDRREYFVEIPEDIKEGEAIPGLDMTVTDSDDENNSVYSLELQDESGLFNIQPKQGVGRTKVQIRIANASIDYENPNQRKFLIYAVAREILTDEKLSSTATITITVTDVNDHSPTFEEQSYNSTISETASPGTLVTTITANDEDGGHFGSDSILYNLEGPGSEKFSINNRTGTVTVAECITPGSGICLDFETKSEYTLEFIATDDNGKGRRTSVPLRINLTDSNDNAPVFILPSYRVFVDEGSTTFDPEFAVVAKDADVSSIITYSIISGNRNDIFSIDSKTGKMGILNEKGLEVPNESDSVVTLTVMASDGKYTTTVPVLVTVRDLNNNAPIFTKENYVESIPEDIPIGSIVTSLQATDADMGENSMVEYSIRNGSESDFTIDNSTGLVIVASKLDYDRKNIYHIDVIATDYGEPRLSGSTTLTINIINTNDKNPYFFPATQRAEIMEDAAIGTVVHNLTAKDPDVNSTDAFLFESIEPITALDKNGNQVLFNDDYRDFFYVDKYTGQVKVKNVLQRNVSTTVRLTVRVTDITAPTLQQGEGLLIITIGDVNDSPPSFLPPWTVENPVYYLELDEEQPPGTIVAKYKAIDEDSDISSYEIIPPNEYFSINSSNGVVSIDKVIDYEKIQFMKFTVYAYDTGIPQLNASAMILVQIRNINDNSPQFQYNQYNVTVEENCPNGTNILTVQAIDLDKGEFGEVTYELVGEHSKYFEISPKEGVISVIDSRFLDHETINNTVIEVVASDGAQGPQKRSVAVPVNINIKDVNDNSPVFNQSEYKVKIMENVRLNPPKPLIQVNATDLDSGFNGNIHYSIVDGNEDDIFLLGIETGILYPHKSLVGQKRQYRLVVEARDEAGNGKFSDRAVIHIQVLNVNDHKPVFIMPALYNSTVEVTENNAIENYLVMTVKAVDDDEGENGRITYHLRTNVGNVQETEEFIIDSDTGELRTKKALDSEKKSRYELTLVAIDHGSPIWFETKRYLSIVLVDMNDNKPEFPDSQMSNPYHFYITENNEIHTKVGQVQALDKDEGKHAKVFYYMIIQSNPEAFYIDKTDGNIFANMSFDREVKDEYQMFILASNDPEFFLSYEDRQLLTADELMHDSSIAKVIITVNDLNDNPPIFQQTSYYAAVNAMADINQLVVKTTAVDFDFGPNKSLTYYVKASNLYKYGSNKSTGSIIPSPFNISQSGEICTATYMAENDQHRFIVDIIARENAFPEREAYAQVHVWIFEPQQLIRIILSRPTDEVAREKQEIIAELSNSTQSLVIIDEIRYHTDDNGNKDEKWSDMYVLVIDPSTRIIRPVTEVLKLIDSKYDFLKDYYSGYAIVNVVPAFLTEYEDPFNTNLGRVAIYIMIVVGFLTPFILLCCCRKYLNSTDLKKKDTLIKKAIIDDLNTTDNPLWIEQKLKIYEEQELTMQVFNEPEQNARRESEDYIPDENTYATIQHSNRKGSLHHIPTMSYNDELADYATLPGNGHHHNSGSSHSSLRGVPNYYEAEMGFQGSTFQVPERYLNNSNYDSYRSKMEAPEMTINNNVEQPEYIAELI